From the Chryseobacterium sp. G0201 genome, the window AAATAAACAAAAGGGAGGTAATAATCCTTCTACAATTTTTCTAAATATAAAAAAAACAAATAATTTTACTGAATGCAAAAGGATTCTACTTTAAAATATTCAAATTCAAGAAGTACAGAAATAACCCAACAATATTTTAATTTTCTGGACCAGCATATTGATGATGTAATCAACGGGCGGGTTTCAGAATTTCTAGAAATAAGTCAGATAGCTTCGAAATTAGCTGTTTCTCATAAACATCTTACAGATACTGTACAAAAAGAAGTAGGCAATCATCCCTGTCATTTTTATGATTCAAAGATTATAGAAGTAGCAAAAAAAATGTTGATAAGCACCAATTTGTCCATTGCAGAAATAGCCCGAAAATTAACCTATGACCCTTCAAATTTTTCAAAATTCTTCAAAAACTGGTCTGGCCAAACCCCTGGGCAGTTTCGTAAGATGCATTATAAGTGATGATTTTGTTTGTCAATTTAATCTTCATTTGATTTTTAGTTTGTATTTTTCAAAATTTGATTTTAGTTTTTAATTTGCTCTAAACTAAAATAGATAATTAAGGTGGCGCCTGAAGAGAAGTAATCTTTTGCTCTCTAATAATTTCTAATTTGTTCCTTATTCATAATATTTTATTTGTGCTGTATGTATTTTCAATTAGGGATTTTTACTACAGAGGTCATCGATTTTAATGTTATACGTGATTTCATAAGCTCAATATCATATTATAATAAATTACAGATTGGTCATTAAAGAAAATTGATTTTAATACAATGATGTTTTTTACGCAGAAATTGCAAAATAATGATTGTGAGATTTTCGGAATCTCTCCCTTTCTATAAGCCTTGACTATATTGAGCTAATAGTGTCTGTTTACAAGAGTTGATGCTTAGTAATTATTTGCTTAAGTATAAAGGTAAATTCATTTCCATTAAATTCTTAATGATGCGTTTATCTACGACTTTGCATTAAGGAGAATAGTTGTTATATAATTTTTCACTGAATAAAATTTGAAATTGTTAAAATAGCTGCTGAAGTTTCAGCGATTATACAAACATAAAACTTAATTTCGCAACCAAAACTTAATAACTAATTTCATGAAAAAAATTAGTCTTTTACAGTTATTTCTACTATCATGTTTTTTTAACGGACAAACAATCACTAAGCAGGAAATTGATAGAAATATAAATATTGCAAGCAATGTATCACTAAGTAATCCTATTAAATCTTTGCAGCTTGCTGAAAAAACATATAAAGATTCAAAAAATATTAATTGTCGTTTGGGAATATTAGAGAGCGGTAATATAATGATGACCAAGTATTTTGATAATGGAAACTTTAAAAAATAATAGAACTAAGTACAATAATACAAAAACTTTCAATTGAGGAGAAAAATAATGAGATCCTTGCGAGTACTTACCGATTGAGAGCTTCATTATATACTGAATTGGGCTTTAATGAAGAAAGTTTAAAAGAGTTTAAAAAAGCACTAAATATTACAGAGAAAATTACAAAAAAAATTACAAGTACTATCAAATGTCTTTAATTTACATAGGTTTTGCTAGTCACGCTGCCAATATTAATGCTCCCATAGACTCTGTTATTTTTCTGCCAAAGAAAAAGCCTTGAGACCATCATAAAAGTGTATAACAGCAACGATTATGCTGTTAAAAAAGGCTTTACTCTTGCACTAACTTATATTAATTTGGGTATGACCAGTAACGCATCCAAAAAGACTAAGGAAGCAGAAGAATATTTTTCCAAGGCACTTGCTATTTGCAAAAAAGACAATCGAAACAAAAACCTTAAAGTAACCGTTCTTAATGAATTTGCTTGGCTCTACTACGATCAAAAGAAATATGAGGAATCTACTAATTATGCTGAACA encodes:
- a CDS encoding helix-turn-helix domain-containing protein, with product MQKDSTLKYSNSRSTEITQQYFNFLDQHIDDVINGRVSEFLEISQIASKLAVSHKHLTDTVQKEVGNHPCHFYDSKIIEVAKKMLISTNLSIAEIARKLTYDPSNFSKFFKNWSGQTPGQFRKMHYK
- a CDS encoding tetratricopeptide repeat protein; translation: MYNSNDYAVKKGFTLALTYINLGMTSNASKKTKEAEEYFSKALAICKKDNRNKNLKVTVLNEFAWLYYDQKKYEESTNYAEQAKVLEK